The following is a genomic window from Stenotrophomonas maltophilia.
CGACGGCGTTGGCTCCGACAATGCAACCATCTCCCAGGATTGTACCCGCCTGAACCCGCGCCCCCATACCCAGAAAGCAGTTCCGGCCAATACGCGTTTCTTTCCATACCGAGGGTTGCTCGAGGATGGGAACGTCGATTGCGTGGTACGCGTGTTCAATGTCCGTAACCGAGACGTACCCTGTAATCAGAGTTCCTGATCCAATACTGATCGGCCCCATCGCGGTTACATGAAACCCCTGCCCGATGGCCACGTTGTCGCCGACCAGCAGGCGGCCATCGCCATGACATTCGGCACGGAGCCCCGGGAAGACTCGGACTTTGCGACCGAAAGTCATCTTGCGAGGTCCAAGCAGAAACATTGGGGGCCCGAGATAACCTGGGAAGCGGAATGCGCCGAGTATGAAGGAGTAGCAAAGCGCCCGGACTCCCCAGCAGATCTTCCAGAATCGATGCACTGACATCAGCTCCTCAATACTCTGGCAAGCCTCTCCAGCTGCTCAGAGTCATCATTGTACCAACGGGCAAGCTCATCGATCCTGCGCAGGAGGAGATCCGGACTCTGACGGTCCTGGATAACGGCTTCACTGATGGCCAGCCCCGAACCCCATGCGAGACCAGGCCTTCGAAACACATCAGCCAGTCTTCCATCATCCAGCAGGTAGACCGCCTGGCCCTGATTCAACAGTTCAACGACCGCGCCCGACATATGGGCGAGACTGAAATCCACGAGTCCTGCGTACTCCTCAAGCGAAGCATGAATCAGTTTCTGGCAACGCGAATCGACAGCATCGCGGTACTCGCTCAGCGCAGTCCACGGATGAAGCCTGACGACATAAGCAAGATCCAAAGCCTCGGCGATGACAGATGCAGCCGAAAGAAGTGCACGATTCGACTCCTTTCCATTCTGCCCGTTCAGCATTACGCCAAAAGCATTCTTCCGACCTCGTTCCAGCCGAAGCACGCTCTGAGGCCGAATCCATCCCGCGATGCTCAGGCGATCCCTGGAGTACCCCATCTTCTGAAACTCACCGACGGTCGCCTCTCCCCAGGCAATCATTCGATCACTGATGAAGTTCGCGTAGGCCTCTGCATCCGCACTCATGTTTGTCGCGTCCAACACGCGATACTGCCCATGCTGGTTGGTGATCGTTCGCGACCCGCGCGTCCTCTCTGCCTGAGTCACAAGATTCTCGATTGCATGCGCATCGCAGAAAGTCACCAGAGTGTGGTGCCCGGAAGGAAGGGAAGCGAGAAGGCGCGGCGCAATACTCTTCATTCTGGCGATGAGAGAGCCAACGACCCATCGCCTGGAGAAAGACGCAGAGAGCCCACGGGCCATCTGAAGGCCACGACGCAGGTTACGGAGTGTTCGGAGCCACTGCAGCGGCGAGACAGCGTCTCGCGCCTCGGCGTAGGACGCACGCTCACCCAGATTCAGTCTGATCGAGTCGATAATGAAGTCATAGTCACGACGTTTCTTGGCCCGCGAAGCGTAGAAGACAAGATGCGTCGGCGCACTGACACCTGCAGCGCACGTCTTGATTCCAAAGCCATAAGACAGTGCCAGGAGCTTCAACGCCCCCTTCAAAGTAGGGTCGTACAAGTATGGTGCCACCACCCGCGCATAGTTCAGGCCATTCTCGGTTGCGACGCCCGAACTCTTGAAGGCCTGGATATCTGCATACAAGCTATCGCCCTTGCGACACTCGCTCATGAATGCCTCACCCCGGCATCCGTCAGCCGTCGGACATTGAAGAAGAGCGCACACGCCAGAGCGGAGTACGCCACGACGAACACCCACGATGCGGCAACCAGAGTTCCCGTCGCGCACACGGCAACGAGCAGCGGAACAAAGAGCATGGTCATGCCGAGCTGCATCCAAAGCAGGAACTTCTCCTGATGGCACATGCTCAGCACAACGGCGTACAGCGCAGCCATGGAGAACGCCATCTGTCCAATCATCATGATGATGACGATGCCGCCGAAGTCCGTTGAGACCCGGGCGTAATCCAGGATAGGCCCCATGAACAACCAAGCCCCCGTGAGGATCGCGGCGCTGGCGATCAGAATCGCCCAGGAGGAAAGGCGGACGAGTTTCCACAGCTCCTGCAGGTTGCCTTGCGCATGCAGGGCCGCGAATCGGGAAGAGAAGGTGAAATTGATCGCCAGCATCAGCAGGCTGATCAGCGTTGCAAGCTTCTGCGAGACCACGAAGCCGGCATAAGCCGAATCACCGTAGAAGATCGGAATGATCGCAACGGCACTCCAACCCAACGCCTGCTGGGCCAACACAACGGCGCCCAAGCGGTTGGCGCCAGCGCGATCAGAGGCGTCAGCAACTACCTTCGCCCCTCCCGGCAGCAGGCCAAGCAGAACGTTCCGACCGAAACGCATGGGCACGACCGCGCCATACATGACAACAGCAGCCAGCAGGTAGCACCAGAGCAGCTGCCGGGCACCGACTGCGTTATCGAGCAGAAGCAGGCACAACAGCCCGATCAATGTCAAGGACGGCGTGCATATATTCAGATAGAAGGTCGCAGCATCTGTACGGCCTTCGCCCTGTAGAACTCGAGCAGCAGCTGAAGCACACGCAATCAATCCAGAGGCCGTCACCATCAAGGCGAAGTCCAGGTAGCCGACTCCACCAAAGTGATGCCGCACCGAAGGCAGCAGGAGGGCAAGACCCAGCAGAAAGGCGGCTATCACCCAGATCAGAACCCGGCGATGCGCCTGGATTACCAAGCCGACCGCGATAGCGTTTCGCTTGTCCACAGGAGCGGCGGCGACCCGTCGAATGACAACTTCATCGACACCCCAACGAAAGCAGACCGCCGCAATGACGCTGGCATTGAAGAGAACGAAGAACAACGCAGCATCCGGGGTCTCCAGATAGCGGGAAACCAGCACAGTGAAGAGCACCGAGACGCCCGAACCGAGCCCTCGCAGAAGCAGAGTCCGCAGAACCGAGATCAAACGCCCAGGATTCATCGGGACAGTTCCGTTCCCTTCCCCTGAAGCCGTGGCACTCGCCGATCCGCAGCCCGGGAGAGGTAGATCATCACCAACACCAGTACAACACCGTTGGCGTAGTACTCCCCCATCCGGAGCAGAATGATCGAGAGTGTGGCGATATAGGCGATTGCCATCGCTTTGTCATCCGCCGCCCGCATGTTCTTCCACGCCCAGTAAAGCACCGTCAACAGGAGCAGCCAGCCCGCCAGCCCGAGCTCCGCAGTTACACGTGCGAACAGCGAAGTTGCCGAGCCTCTACCGGGAATGTCGTCTCGATAGGCCGGGAGTTCGTAGCCAGAGATGTACTCATCAAAGACGGCGCTGTACATGCCCATACCGACACCTATGCCGTAGTTGTCAGCGAAGGAACGAAGGGATATCAGCGAATTGACGGCATTCGAGTACGTGCTGAGGTTCATTCCGTCCTCCATCGTAAGCTCGCCGCCTTGCAGCACTGAGACAGTGTCGTTCCACCTCAACTGAAAGAAGTCAAGGCTGCTTACCTTGATGGCCAGAACAAGAACGAGCGGAACCGAGAGAAACAGAATCCAGAATCGGCGAATATGAAAGCCCACAATGAACGTCGCCGCGGCCGAAACGAACAGACCGATGTATCCGAGCGCTGAGGTCGAGAGCACGATGGCCAGCACGGTGATCGCGCCCTTGAACGAGATTCGGAATCTCTGCACGAATCGCGAAACGTGGTACGCACCCGCGGGCAGGAGGGCACATGCATAGAACGCCGGCTCGACACTTAGGCCTGCGATTCCGAGATGTGAGCCCAGCCTCTTCGATCCAGGTGACAGGAAAGCAAGCATGTCGACGTCAAGCATGACGAAGACCAGCTCCTGCAGCACCCCTAATGCAGCAAAGAAGTATGCAACCTTCAGATAGATCGAGAAGACCTTGTTGACGGATCTTCCCAGCAGATTATAGATGGACGTGAAGAACACAACGAAGAACATGAAAAGCATGATCTTCGCAAGGGAAACCAGAAACACGGATGCCCGCGAACCCGCTGCGGCATCGTTGAACAACGCACCCATGAGGGACAGACAGGCCAAAGCCGCGGCAAAGCCCAGATACTCCCGCCGAAGACCGAGGCTCCTGGTCTTGAGAACAAGCAGAGCATAGGTTGCGATCATACAGATGTATGAAAAGTACAGGTTTCCCAGTGGCGTTGGAACGTAGATTCCCGATATGAAGATCGTCGAAAGGGCCAGCACGGAAAGCCAGCCCCCCTCCAGCCTCCGCACTCCTTGAATCGACGTCGTAGCGACTGAAATACTCATTCTTTGCGTACTCTCAGACGACTTCCACGGAAGCGCGCACCTGCAGCACCTGCTCTACCCAATTCCCGACCGTGTAGCGCGCCCTGACCGCCTCGTCGTACGGCACTCCTTCGGAATCCAGGAACTCCTCCGCCACTCGCGGCGCATCGCGATCCACGATTTTCACCCCGGAACTGGTGTAGATGTCATAGGAGCTGACATCCTCATTGGTGGTGATCAGCTTCCGCTGCGCACCCAATGCCTCGATCGTTCGCATCGTCAGGCCCTTCTGATCAGGCCGATTGATGTCGATCACGCAACGCGACACGCTGATGTAATCAACAACCTTCGGCAACGGCAACCCAACGAAGTTCACGTACTTCTTCGAGAATCTGCGGAAGCCAGGATCCACCAGCGAGCGCAGGCGATGCAGAATCCTGGAGGGGTAATAGCAGTACACGAATACCCGGCGCCCATCCCGCTCCAGAGCGTCCAGCAGTTTCTCCAGAATCCGGTAACGGTCGGTATGGATCGTGCCGATGAAGCAGGCGTCGTACTCGTACTCGCCGCGCCACTCTGCCGCACGGCCATACTCGTTGGCGAAGAACAGCGGCAGGAACTCGATCTCCGGGTTCTCGGACACATCAACCCGGTCGAACGACAAGACGGAATCGAAGTACGGCTTGATCAGACGCGCGTTCGGGTTGTAATGCATCGAGTCCCAGAGATACAGCGTCAGCTTCGCGGCCGGCTGGGTGGCACGGAGCTGCGCAATGATCTGCGGCGAGATGGCTTCACCACGGATGACCAGGACATGATCGTACTGCGCACCAGCCGCAGCCTCGAGGATGCCCCGGTAATGCTTGGCGATTCGCCGGGCAAGCAGGCGCCGATCAATACGGATCAAGGCCTTGGTGAGGAAATCCACACCCGGGCGATCAGGGTGGAAATCAACGTGCGCGCCCTGCTGCTCCAGCTCGGCCTTGATGAGCTTCTCATAGCCGAAGAACATCGGGGCGATGAAGAGCACACGCTTCCCTTCAAGGGATTCGCTCACAACCTGCTCCTCTGATCGCCCTTCAACCTTCACTTGAGCAGTCCCTTTGCCCGCATCTCGTCGACCGAGCGCTGGTAACCGGAGTCTTCAATCTGCTGGGTCAGTACCCACGCGGCAAAGCGCTTCACGCCTTCGGCGAAGGTCACGCGCGGGCGATAGCCGATGGCAGCTTCAGCGCGACTGAGATCGGCGAAGTTGTGCCGGATGTCACCAATGCGGTAGTTGCCGGAGATGCGGATCTCTCCGCCCTTGCCGTATGCGTCCTTCAGCGCACTGGCAACGGTGATCACATCGGTCGCTTCGCCGGTACCCACATTGAAGGCCTGCCCACTGACATCTGCATCGATGGCCGACACCGTCGCCGCCACCACGTCATCAATGAAGACGAAATCGCGGGTTTCCTTGCCGTCCTCGAAGATGTTCACGTCCTTGCCCTGCAGCAACAGGGTGGAGAAGATCGACAGGATGCCGGTGTAGGGGTTCTTCAGCGACTGGCCCGGGCCGTAGACATTCTGATAGCGCAGGGCGATTCCCTGGATACCAATGGCGGCAGCACCCACCAGCACCAGTTGTTCCTGAACCTGCTTGGTGATGCCATAGATCGAGCTCGGATGGATGCGCGATTCTTCATCGGTTGCCAGCGGCTCCACCAGATCGCCCGTTGCCGGATCGCGGCATTCAAAGATGCCCTCCTGCAGGTCCGCGTCGATGCGCGCCCCCGGATAGACCGGACCGTTGGCACCCTTGTACTTGCCTTCGCCGTAGATCGAGCGCGAAGACGCGACAACGACCCGCTTGACCGACCCGCAGCCCTGCACCTTGTTGCCGATCAGATCGAGGAACAGCGAGGTACCGCGCACGTTGACATCAACGTAGCGATCGATCTCGTACATGGACTGACCGGTTCCCGTTTCTGCCGCCAGGTGGACGACTACGTCCTGGCCGGGAAGCACTTTCAGCCAATCTTCGCGCAGGCGCACGTCGCCCTTGACCACGACGGCCTCAGGCGGCAGCGAAGCCAGCAGCGCCGAATCTTCCGGGCTGTCGCCGTGGATCTGCGGCGAAAGGTTGTCCAGGATGGTTACCTGGTCGCCGCGCGCAACCAGCGCGCGCGCCAAGGCACTGCCAATGAACCCTGCACCACCGGTAATCAGTACTTTCATGTGTATCTCCGCAGCCTCTCGAATTGCGTCGCGGTCCCGCGTTCTGCAGCAGCCGTGACTTCCGTGTCACCCAGGGCGCCACAGGGCACCCTGCCTCAGTTCCCGCTCACCGGGTCGACTTGTACTCGTAGTAGCCGTAGCTGTAATAGCCGGTCGCACGGCGCTCGACCGCATTGAAGATCGCGCCCTTCAACTGGACGTTGTTCTGCTCGAAGCGCTTGCGGGCAAGTGTCAGCTCCTTGGGCTGATTCAGGCCGAAACGCGCCACCAGCAGACAGGTGCCGGCGTGGTGGGCAATGATCGCCGCGTCGGTCACCGCCAGGATCGGCGGCGTATCGATGATGACCAGATCAAACTGCTTCTCGACCTGCTCAAGCAGTTCCGTGAAGTTGCGGTGCATCAGAAGTTCGGAAGGGTTCGGCGGAACGTCACCGCGCGAGATGAAGCTCAGATTCCCCAAGCCGTCAACGGTGCGGATGGCCTCCTCCAGCGTCGCCTTGCCAACCAGCACGTCAGACAGGCCCGGCGTCTGGGTTGCACCCAGCGCCTTGTGCAGCGTGCCCTTTCGCATGTCCGCATCGATGATCAGCACACGCTGGCCGGCCTGCGCGATGACCGCCGCCAGGTTCGAGGAGACAAAGGTCTTGCCGGCGTTGGGGCTTGAGCCGGAGATCAGCACGATGTTGTTCTTCGCCTCCAACCGAGCGAAGTGCAGGCTCGTACGCAGGCTGCGCACCGCCTCGATCGCGAGGTCTGCCGGATCCTTCATGGCCAGCAGGTGCAGCTTGCCATCGGCGCGGAACTTGCCGCGCACCGAGTCGGACTGCTGCCCCGGGCTGACAGGAATGGAGGCATAGACCGGCAGGCCGATCTCTTCGATCTGGGAAGGGTCTTCGACGCCACGGTTGAGCAGCTGGCGCAGAAGAACCAGACCGATGGAGAGGAAGGCGCCCAACAGCGCCCCTACCAGCACGACCATGCCCTTTCGCGGCTTCACCGGCTCGGTGGCATCGACCTCCGCAGCGTCCACGATGCGCACGTTGCCCACCGTGCCGGCACGCGCAACATCCAGCTGCTGCGCCTGATTCAGCATCGCGGTGTACATCTCGTTGCTGACCTGCAGGTCACGGGTCAAGCGCAGAAGTTCCTGCTGGGCTTCCGGAAGCTGTTTCACCTGGCCCTGGAAGCCGTGCTTGCGCGACTCAAGATCGCCGATCTGACGCATCAAAGCCTGGTACGCGGGATGGTCCCTAGTGAACTTGCGGTCCATTTCCGCCTGTTGCAGGCGCAACTGCTGGATGCTGGTTTCAACGGCCACCTCCTGATCAAGCAGCCCCTTGGTCTGCAGGCTCAGGTCCACGGAGTTTGCGCGCATCTGATACGCACTCAGTGCCTTCTGGGCGGAGTCGACCTGGTTACGGACGTTCGGCAACTGTTCCTTGAC
Proteins encoded in this region:
- a CDS encoding polysaccharide biosynthesis tyrosine autokinase, whose product is MTTDSRSITQDDAEEIDLRQLLGTLVDHKWWILLITGAFLVASVAYVLLATPIYRADAIVQVEPKTPSLPGLTDLSQSLGINAGTAEAATEIALIKSRAVVGSAVDALRLDIEIVPRHLPLMGGYFVRRAEKRAPGELADPLLGLSSFGWGGEQLRIFQLDVPTALLTTDLELVAGEGGRYDLYDEDGQRLLSGEVGKAASGKGVTIQVETLNAHPGMRFKVVRHRHLSVVSDLQKEIGVGEAGKDSGILTLTYENADSDLARNFLQQVAQAYVRQNVERNSAEASAQLTFVKEQLPNVRNQVDSAQKALSAYQMRANSVDLSLQTKGLLDQEVAVETSIQQLRLQQAEMDRKFTRDHPAYQALMRQIGDLESRKHGFQGQVKQLPEAQQELLRLTRDLQVSNEMYTAMLNQAQQLDVARAGTVGNVRIVDAAEVDATEPVKPRKGMVVLVGALLGAFLSIGLVLLRQLLNRGVEDPSQIEEIGLPVYASIPVSPGQQSDSVRGKFRADGKLHLLAMKDPADLAIEAVRSLRTSLHFARLEAKNNIVLISGSSPNAGKTFVSSNLAAVIAQAGQRVLIIDADMRKGTLHKALGATQTPGLSDVLVGKATLEEAIRTVDGLGNLSFISRGDVPPNPSELLMHRNFTELLEQVEKQFDLVIIDTPPILAVTDAAIIAHHAGTCLLVARFGLNQPKELTLARKRFEQNNVQLKGAIFNAVERRATGYYSYGYYEYKSTR
- a CDS encoding lipopolysaccharide biosynthesis protein — its product is MNPGRLISVLRTLLLRGLGSGVSVLFTVLVSRYLETPDAALFFVLFNASVIAAVCFRWGVDEVVIRRVAAAPVDKRNAIAVGLVIQAHRRVLIWVIAAFLLGLALLLPSVRHHFGGVGYLDFALMVTASGLIACASAAARVLQGEGRTDAATFYLNICTPSLTLIGLLCLLLLDNAVGARQLLWCYLLAAVVMYGAVVPMRFGRNVLLGLLPGGAKVVADASDRAGANRLGAVVLAQQALGWSAVAIIPIFYGDSAYAGFVVSQKLATLISLLMLAINFTFSSRFAALHAQGNLQELWKLVRLSSWAILIASAAILTGAWLFMGPILDYARVSTDFGGIVIIMMIGQMAFSMAALYAVVLSMCHQEKFLLWMQLGMTMLFVPLLVAVCATGTLVAASWVFVVAYSALACALFFNVRRLTDAGVRHS
- a CDS encoding NAD-dependent epimerase/dehydratase family protein, which encodes MKVLITGGAGFIGSALARALVARGDQVTILDNLSPQIHGDSPEDSALLASLPPEAVVVKGDVRLREDWLKVLPGQDVVVHLAAETGTGQSMYEIDRYVDVNVRGTSLFLDLIGNKVQGCGSVKRVVVASSRSIYGEGKYKGANGPVYPGARIDADLQEGIFECRDPATGDLVEPLATDEESRIHPSSIYGITKQVQEQLVLVGAAAIGIQGIALRYQNVYGPGQSLKNPYTGILSIFSTLLLQGKDVNIFEDGKETRDFVFIDDVVAATVSAIDADVSGQAFNVGTGEATDVITVASALKDAYGKGGEIRISGNYRIGDIRHNFADLSRAEAAIGYRPRVTFAEGVKRFAAWVLTQQIEDSGYQRSVDEMRAKGLLK
- a CDS encoding acyltransferase, yielding MSVHRFWKICWGVRALCYSFILGAFRFPGYLGPPMFLLGPRKMTFGRKVRVFPGLRAECHGDGRLLVGDNVAIGQGFHVTAMGPISIGSGTLITGYVSVTDIEHAYHAIDVPILEQPSVWKETRIGRNCFLGMGARVQAGTILGDGCIVGANAVVRGEFPPYSVIVGAPGRVVKRYTPESGTWQRVASTHSIESSS